One window of Schistocerca cancellata isolate TAMUIC-IGC-003103 chromosome 9, iqSchCanc2.1, whole genome shotgun sequence genomic DNA carries:
- the LOC126100412 gene encoding innexin inx2-like: MFDVFGSVKGLLKLDSICIDNNLFRLHYKATVIILIAFSLLVTSRQYIGDPIDCIVDEIPLHVMDTYCWIYSTFTIPNRLNGKVGKEVAHPGVSSHVSGQDEVKYHKYYQWVCFVLFFQAILFYIPRYLWKTWEGGRLKMLAFELHSPVVPEQHKNEQKKLLVEYFSTTLHTHNFYAYRYFLCEALNFINVLGQIYFMDFFLDGEFTTYGADVVKFTEMEPEHRTDAMSRVFPKVTKCSFHKYGPSGSVQTFDGLCVLPLNIVNEKIYVFLWFWFIILSVLSGIGVAYRFAVMFGSRMRMYLLRARSRLALQSQIEIIAKNCEIGDWLLLYQLGKNIEPLCYKEFIADLAGKLSTMKQPA; this comes from the coding sequence ATGTTTGATGTATTCGGCTCCGTGAAAGGGCTTCTAAAGCTCGATTCTATTTGTATTGACAATAACCTTTTCCGCTTGCATTACAAAGCCACGGTTATCATTCTAATTGCATTTTCTTTGCTGGTAACTTCACGCCAATATATTGGCGACCCGATAGACTGTATTGTAGATGAAATTCCACTTCATGTAATGGACACCTATTGCTGGATTTATTCAACATTTACCATTCCTAATCGTTTGAATGGAAAGGTAGGCAAGGAAGTTGCACACCCAGGAGTGAGCTCACACGTGAGTGGCCAAGATGAAGTGAAATATCATAAATACTATCAGTGGGTGTGCTTTGTGCTGTTCTTTCAAGCAATTTTGTTCTATATCCCAAGATACTTGTGGAAGACGTGGGAAGGAGGGCGTCTGAAGATGCTTGCCTTCGAACTGCATAGTCCAGTTGTACCTGAACAGCATAAAAACGAACAAAAGAAGCTGTTGGTGGAATATTTTTCTACCACTTTGCATACCCACAATTTCTATGCCTACCGGTATTTTCTGTGTGAAGCCTTGAACTTTATCAATGTCCTTGGGCAGATTTATTTTATGGACTTTTTTCTGGATGGCGAATTTACAACATATGGTGCAGATGTTGTCAAGTTCACAGAGATGGAGCCTGAACATAGGACAGATGCAATGAGTAGAGTATTTCCTAAGGTAACCAAATGTTCATTCCACAAGTATGGTCCTTCTGGATCTGTCCAGACCTTTGATGGGCTCTGTGTCTTGCCTTTAAATATTGTCAATGAGAAAATATATGTGTTTTTGTGGTTCTGGTTCATAATATTGTCTGTTCTGTCTGGCATTGGTGTTGCTTATAGATTTGCTGTTATGTTTGGCTCTCGTATGCGTATGTATCTTCTTCGTGCCCGTTCTCGCCTTGCCCTGCAAAGCCAAATAGAAATAATAGCTAAGAATTGTGAAATTGGTGACTGGCTGCTTTTATACCAACTTGGGAAAAATATAGAACCTCTTTGTTACAAAGAATTCATTGCGGATCTTGCTGGAAAGTTGAGTACCATGAAGCAACCTGCTTGA